CAATTTCCTGAATTTTTGATTCAAGTGTTTGGATGAGTGCGTCATGGTTCCAACTACTCACTTTTGAAGGGAGAAAAGCTTTAATTTCTGCTAAAGAAAATCCAACTTGCTGGGCTTGCTGAATTAAAGAAAGTTGCTTTAAATCGTTGTCGGTATATTCGCGGTAGCCATTTGATTTTCTTTTGGCTTTAGGCAAGAGTTTGATTTGCTCGTAGTAACGAATTGTAGGGGTACTTAAACCGCTTAGTTTAGATAACTCGCTAATATTCATAGCCACATACTCTATCGACATTCAAGTTAACTTTAGACTTATAGTCATGTAAAAGCAAGGCTCATAACTTTATCAGGTACATACTTTAGTAATGGAAATTGAATTACTGGTCAGAATCCTTTCTGGGCTATAAAAAATATAAAGAAAGCATGTAATCATGCTTTCTTTAAAAAATATATGTTAAGCAGGCTGTATAAAGAATTATTTCAAATGCTTTTGAAGTTCAGATCCAGCTTGTGATAAAGCAGTTTTAACAGAGGGTTCATTACTTAATGGATTTAAAAGACCATAGTCATGAATCAAACCGTTATAACGAGTTACAGTCACTGGGACTCCCGCTTTATCTAAGTTGCGGCCAAATGCCTCGCCTTCATCGCGCAATACATCTAATTCAGCTGTTTGAATTAATGTGGGTGGGAAATCTTTTAGCTGTTCACTTGTAGCGCGAAGTGGTGATGCCAAAATATTATTGCGATCATTAGCATTAGTTGTGTAGTTATCCCAGAACCATTTCATCATGTTCTTAGTTAAGAAATATCCTTTCTCATATTGATTGTAAGAAGCATTGTCGAAACCAGCGTTAGTAACAGGCCATAACATTACATTGTAACGAATTTTTGGACCACCCGATTGTTTAATCTGAAGAGCAACAGCAGCAACCATGTTGCCTCCAACACTATTACCTACTAAAGCTAGACGACTGCCATCAACACCAATTTCTTTACCATGCTTAGCTACCCATTTGGTTGCTTCATATGATTGATTAATTGCTACAGGAAAGTGAGCTTCTGGGGAAGGAGTATAGTTAACGTATACAGCCGCTGCACCAGACTCTCGAACTAAATCACGAATTAAACGTTCATGAGTAGCAAAGTCGCCTAACACCCAACCGCCGCCATGGAAGAACATAAATACAGGAAGAACACCTTTAGCATTTTCCGGTTTAACGATTTTTAGCTGAATGTTTTGTCCATTTATTTGAATTGTTTTTTCTGAAACTTGTGCTGGTGGGAGTTTTGCTCCTTTCTGTGCACCTATTAAAACTTGACGAGCTTCGGTTGGAGTCATCAATTCCATTGGTTTGCCGTTACCCGAATTGAGCACGTTTAAGAATGCTTGTACACCCGCAGTAGGAGCAGGAGTATTGATAGCTTCAGCTGAAACAGCTGTAGTGAAAAGAGCAGATGTTAATAAAGCTGTTGCGATTTTCATGGTGAAAACTCACTTTAAGTTAGAAATTTTAAATACAACTTTGAGCCAATGCTTTGCGTCCAATATGAAGCTGGTTCTATCGAAAGCTCAGTTCAACAAGTATCTTGTGTATATAATACTTGCACGCAAGATACTTATGGTCAAGAATTATTTATAATTATTTTTAGATAATTTTGAATTTTGGTTTAAAGATGAAAGAAAACAATATATTAGAGGGTCAACTCTGTTTTTCACTCTATTCAGTTGCTAATGCTCTTACACGGCAGTATCGACCATTACTTAAAAATTTCGATTTAACTTACCCCCAATTCATTATTCTTTTAGCTTTATATGAAGAGGATGACATTTCCCTTAAAGAATTGGGTGAAAAGACTTTATTTGACTCGGGCACCTTAACGCCATTGGTCCAAAAACTTGAATCAAAAGATTTTTTAAAGAGGGTGTCGATCAAAGAAGATGAGCGTGTGAAAAAAGTTATATTGACGGAAAAAGCTTTAGAGATAAAAGAAAAAGTTATTGATCTACCGAATCAGTTGCGATGTTCAATGCATATGAATGATGAGGAGCTGACTATGCTTAGAAAGCTTTCTTTGAAGTTATTGGATGATCTGTAAGTTTCTAATATAGAAAAAAGTGTAATTCTCAGCAGTAAAATTCGATTTGAGAAAAAAACTCAATCGCGATGGAAATTATATCAATATTCCAGATAAAGCATTTTGTGTAGTTTTGATTTAACAAATAGATGTTAGGTCAGGAGAGGCCAAAATGCTAAATGAGAACAAGTCTATTAGTAAACGTTCATTTCTAGGATTATCAGCGGGTAATTTTCTTGAATGGCTTGATTTTACATTATATGGATATTTTGCACTTGCTATTGCACATAACTTTTTCCCCGCAGAAAATGAAATACTTTCTACCCTCGCTGCTATTACTACTTTTGCAGTTGGCTTCTTAGTCAGGCCTATTGGGGCTTATTTAATTGGAAACTATGCTGATAAAAAAGGACGCAAGTCAGCAATGGTTTTGACTGTTATGTTAATGGGAGCAGGTACTTTACTTATTGCTTGTGCACCTTCATTTCAACAAGCAGGATATTGGGGAACAGCAATAGTTGTTCTAGGACGATTAGTCGCAGGACTTGCAGCATCAGGAGAGTTTGGTGCAGCTGTATCTTTAGTCATGGAAAGTTGTCCAAAGAACCGCCGTGGATATTATAGTGCACTATTTAATTCTTCCACCTATCTTGCTCTTGCTACAGGTTCAGGTATTGCATTACTTATTTATGGTGTATTGGGGCTACAGGCCACTTTAGATTGGGGATGGAGAATTGGTTTCCTTATCGGCTTGATTATTATTCCAGTGGGCCTATATCTTCGTCGGCATATGGAGGAAAGTCATGAATTAATACATGCTTCAAAAAAACAAAATTTTCAAACTAAGTTAAGTCGTGGACAATTTATCCAACGTATCATACTCGTTGCCTCTCTTTCAGGTTTTGGATCTGCAATTGTTTATCTTGTCATCATCTTTATGCCATCGTTTGCAAAGCAAGCAATGAGTATTGAACCAATTATAGGTTCGGCTAGCTCTATGTTGTCAGCTCTTGTTATTATTTTAGGAGCATTTATTGGTGGCTACTGGGCAGACAAATCTGGAAAAATTATTAAAGTCTTATTAACAGGTACATTAATTACAACCTGTATAGGTATTCCTCTCTATGAATATTTATTGATTTCTCCTACGGCACCTCGTTTATTCTTATTTCAAATAGTCTGCTCGCTAGGGCTAGGTACGACAATAGGAGCATACTTTCCATTTATTACAGAGCAGTTCCCAACTCGACAAAGAGCTTTAGGTATTGGCTTGGGCTATAATATTGGTGTAACACTTTTTGGTGCTGTATCTCCAATTGTAACTACCTATGCACTTAGTAAGGGAATTTTACAGGCACCTGCTGTTTATTTATTATGTGCTGCAACGGTTTCTATTGTGGTTCTTCTAATTTATAAAAATAAAGAGAAACCTGTTATGAAATCACAACCTGTAAGCTAATAGTAAATTAATATTTTTCACTTTAATATCTATAAATAGACGTTATTAGATAAGCTATATAAATATTAAATAAAAAACCTACTTTTAAATAGTAGGTTTTTTATTTTTTAAGTCAGAAATTTAGGTTATATCTTTTATAAAATTGAGATTAAAAAAATTATAGAATCAATAGAAAAATACTCAACTGCAATGGAGAAATTATCAATATTCTAATGCAAAAATTTTATGTAATTTAAATGGAGGAAATAAATAACAAAGGTCATGGAGTACCGAACAATGTTGAAATATGTATTGATATCAAGTGCATGTATTTTACCAATTAAATCATTTGCTGATATTCAAGTAGGGGATACAAACTCACCTTTTAAAATCTATGGTGTTTTTGACTATGGTTTAAATTATTCCCACTCTGGGGCTGTGAGTTCACATGAATTTCAAAGTGGGATGGATTATGCAAGTCGACTAGGACTCAAACTTAATCTTAATTTAAATGATGATCTTTCTATTATTGGGAATGCTGAATCTTGGATTGATTTACATAAAATGGATTTTGTTCGAGATGAAACTTTTGCGCGTGGGGAATATATTGGTGTTAGCTCAAAAAAATATGGCACAGTATTATATGGGCGCCAAATGTTAAATGTTTCTGGGGTATATGAGGAATTATTTGCATCATCATTTGCTCCAGCTACACTGAGTTATCAAGCATATGATTTAGGAACTGGCGCACCTACATTTGATTTTAGATCTAGTCGAGCAATTACCTATACCACTCCAAAGTTCAATAATACTACACTGAGTTTTCTTTATACGCCAAACCAGATGGTAGGAGATGCTTCAAAAGTTCTAGATGCTAAAAACTATGGAGCCATGGCTGTTTATGATGACGGTGTTAATCGTATAAGTGCTTCATATAATGAATTAGTTAGTAATTATTCTGTTAATTATAACGGTGTCATTTATGATGAAATTAAAACAAAAGATTATCGTTTATTTGCACTAAAAAGATTAAATAAAAACCTCTTTATTACTGGTACTGCGAATTACCTTAAACCTAATAGTCCCGATGCTGTTTCTGCTCAGATTTACGGCACAATGATAAATTTTGAACAGCCAAAATATAATCTAAAAGCGGCTTTATATCATAGACAAGTTAATAAACAAGATCTATCAGCCATGATTTATGCAGTCGGTGCTAATTATCATATTAATAAGTACCTAGATGCTTATGTAAGAGCTGAGTATATAGATAATAACAGTAAGGCTAAATACACAATGAATAATATTCCTATTGAAGGCCAAGGAGATAATCCTTCTAGTTATGGTATTGGACTTAAATTTATATTCTAGAAATAAAGCGATCTAATTAATTTCAATCTATTCATTTAAATCTACATAGGAGAACCAAGATGAATATGGAACCAATTTGCTATTCACCAACAGAAAATGAAATTGAGCAACGTATAAAACGGGTGCAGGCTCGTATGGTAGAGGAAGGATTAGATCACTATGTGGCTTTTTGTCCAGATAATATTTTTTATCTAACAAATTTTGCAAATGCTGTACATGAACGTCCTTTTGTTTTAGTCATACCAAGTAAAGGAATACCTCAATTCATCGTACCTCAATTAGAAATTCCACATGTAAAGACACGTGTAGTAGGAAAAATTGAACTTATTTCATATTTCGAATTTCCTGCACCTCAGGGCCAAGCTTGGAGTGATCGATTTAAAGAACTATTTTCTGAAAATGAACGTGTGGGAGTTGAGTCAATTTGTCCGTTACAGATATATAGTGAAACTCCTGGAGAGCGTATTCGCAGTGATATTATTGATGATATTCGTATGATTAAATCTGAATATGAAATAGGTCGCTTAATTTATTCTTGTGAACTGGCCACCAAAGCCCATGATTTGCTCTTAAAATCTGCTTATCCAGGTATGTCTTTAACCGAAATGGCGACCAAAGTAAGAGGGTTCATCATGAATAAACTTGCAAAGGATAATAAGAGTTTGAATCCGCTTGCTACCCGTGTTACAGCTATTTTTCAACCACCGAGCGTATCTCATGATCCACACAACTTTACAAATATAGATATGGTTATGGAAGAAGGAGGGCCACACGTATCTATCATCAATGCGGTAATGAATGGTTATGGGGCTGAGGTTGAAAGAACTTTTTTCCTTGGCAAAGTTCCAGAGAAAGCAAAGAAACCTTTTGAAATCATGTTAGAAGGGCGAAGAATTGCCTTTGAAATGGCTAAGCCCGGAGTTTTAATGAGTGAAGTTGATCAAAAAGTTAATAATTTTTTCCGTAAACAGGGAATGGGAGATTATCTACTTCACAGAACTGGACATGGAATGGGCGTAACTGCACATGAAGCCCCTTTCTTTGCTGAAGGTTATGACCGTCCCCTTGAAAAAGGAATGTGTTTGACTATTGAGCCTGGACTTTATATTGAAGGAGTTGGAGGGTTTAGACATTCCGATACAGTTTTAATTGGAGAAAAAAATTCAGTTATGTTGACTGATGGCCCTATAGATATGGATGCGTTGACCATTCCTTTACATGAAGCTC
This genomic stretch from Acinetobacter pittii harbors:
- a CDS encoding Xaa-Pro peptidase family protein, with amino-acid sequence MNMEPICYSPTENEIEQRIKRVQARMVEEGLDHYVAFCPDNIFYLTNFANAVHERPFVLVIPSKGIPQFIVPQLEIPHVKTRVVGKIELISYFEFPAPQGQAWSDRFKELFSENERVGVESICPLQIYSETPGERIRSDIIDDIRMIKSEYEIGRLIYSCELATKAHDLLLKSAYPGMSLTEMATKVRGFIMNKLAKDNKSLNPLATRVTAIFQPPSVSHDPHNFTNIDMVMEEGGPHVSIINAVMNGYGAEVERTFFLGKVPEKAKKPFEIMLEGRRIAFEMAKPGVLMSEVDQKVNNFFRKQGMGDYLLHRTGHGMGVTAHEAPFFAEGYDRPLEKGMCLTIEPGLYIEGVGGFRHSDTVLIGEKNSVMLTDGPIDMDALTIPLHEAQAI
- a CDS encoding MarR family winged helix-turn-helix transcriptional regulator — its product is MKENNILEGQLCFSLYSVANALTRQYRPLLKNFDLTYPQFIILLALYEEDDISLKELGEKTLFDSGTLTPLVQKLESKDFLKRVSIKEDERVKKVILTEKALEIKEKVIDLPNQLRCSMHMNDEELTMLRKLSLKLLDDL
- a CDS encoding MFS transporter is translated as MLNENKSISKRSFLGLSAGNFLEWLDFTLYGYFALAIAHNFFPAENEILSTLAAITTFAVGFLVRPIGAYLIGNYADKKGRKSAMVLTVMLMGAGTLLIACAPSFQQAGYWGTAIVVLGRLVAGLAASGEFGAAVSLVMESCPKNRRGYYSALFNSSTYLALATGSGIALLIYGVLGLQATLDWGWRIGFLIGLIIIPVGLYLRRHMEESHELIHASKKQNFQTKLSRGQFIQRIILVASLSGFGSAIVYLVIIFMPSFAKQAMSIEPIIGSASSMLSALVIILGAFIGGYWADKSGKIIKVLLTGTLITTCIGIPLYEYLLISPTAPRLFLFQIVCSLGLGTTIGAYFPFITEQFPTRQRALGIGLGYNIGVTLFGAVSPIVTTYALSKGILQAPAVYLLCAATVSIVVLLIYKNKEKPVMKSQPVS
- a CDS encoding alpha/beta hydrolase; the encoded protein is MKIATALLTSALFTTAVSAEAINTPAPTAGVQAFLNVLNSGNGKPMELMTPTEARQVLIGAQKGAKLPPAQVSEKTIQINGQNIQLKIVKPENAKGVLPVFMFFHGGGWVLGDFATHERLIRDLVRESGAAAVYVNYTPSPEAHFPVAINQSYEATKWVAKHGKEIGVDGSRLALVGNSVGGNMVAAVALQIKQSGGPKIRYNVMLWPVTNAGFDNASYNQYEKGYFLTKNMMKWFWDNYTTNANDRNNILASPLRATSEQLKDFPPTLIQTAELDVLRDEGEAFGRNLDKAGVPVTVTRYNGLIHDYGLLNPLSNEPSVKTALSQAGSELQKHLK
- a CDS encoding MerR family transcriptional regulator — encoded protein: MNISELSKLSGLSTPTIRYYEQIKLLPKAKRKSNGYREYTDNDLKQLSLIQQAQQVGFSLAEIKAFLPSKVSSWNHDALIQTLESKIQEIELLEQKLKVSKQNLRTMVEAINNKPDEITCEENAERLMNLYYDKAKTP
- a CDS encoding porin produces the protein MLKYVLISSACILPIKSFADIQVGDTNSPFKIYGVFDYGLNYSHSGAVSSHEFQSGMDYASRLGLKLNLNLNDDLSIIGNAESWIDLHKMDFVRDETFARGEYIGVSSKKYGTVLYGRQMLNVSGVYEELFASSFAPATLSYQAYDLGTGAPTFDFRSSRAITYTTPKFNNTTLSFLYTPNQMVGDASKVLDAKNYGAMAVYDDGVNRISASYNELVSNYSVNYNGVIYDEIKTKDYRLFALKRLNKNLFITGTANYLKPNSPDAVSAQIYGTMINFEQPKYNLKAALYHRQVNKQDLSAMIYAVGANYHINKYLDAYVRAEYIDNNSKAKYTMNNIPIEGQGDNPSSYGIGLKFIF